Genomic segment of Sphingomicrobium marinum:
CGATGAAAGCCGCCGCCCGCCAGCGCGGCGAGGATATTATCGACCTTGGCATGGGCAATCCCGACGGGATGCCGCCCAAACACGTGATCGACAAGCTGGCCGAGGTCGCCCAGTCGCCGACCGCGCATCGTTATAGCGCCAGCATGGGGATCAAGGGGCTGCGCAAGGCCCAGGCCGACTATTACCAGCGTCGCTGGAACGTCGATCTCGATCCGGAAAGCGAGGTGTGCGTCACGCTCGGATCGAAGGAGGGTTTCGCCAACCTCGCGCAGGCCATCACCGCGCCGGGCGATGTCGTGCTGACCCCTAACCCGAGCTATCCGATCCACCATTTCGGCTTCATCATCGCGGGCGCCGCGATCCGCTCGATCCCCGCTGCGCCCGGCCCGCTCTTCTTCGAAAAGCTCGAGCTTGCGATGCGCTACACCGTGCCGCGGCCCAAGGTGTTGGTGGTCGGCTATCCCTCCAACCCGACGGCCTACACCGCCGATCTCCAGTTCTATGAAGATCTCGTCGCCTTCGCCAAGGAGGCAGGCCTCGTCATCATTTCCGATCTCGCTTACGCCGAAATTTACTTCGGCGACGAACCCACGCCATCGCTGCTGCAGGTCGAAGGCGCGAAGGACATTGCGGTCGAATTCACCAGCATGTCGAAGACCTATTCGATGGCCGGCTGGCGCATGGGTTTTGCCGTGGGCAACGAGAAGATGATTTCCGCGCTCAAGCGCGTGAAGTCCTATCTCGATTACGGCGCTTTCACCCCGATCCAGGCCGCCGCGGTTGCCGCGCTCAACGGTCCGCAAGACTGTGTCGAGGCCAACCGCCAGCTCTACAAAAAGCGCCGCGACGTGATGGTCGAATCCTTCGGTCGCGCCGGCTGGGAGATCCCGCCCCCGCCTGCCTCGATGTTCGCCTGGGCCAAGATCCCCGAACAGTTTGCGCACTTGGGCTGCATGGAATTCTCCAAGCGCCTGCTGACCGAGGCGCACGTCGCCGTCGCCCCGGGGATTGGCTTCGGCGAAGAAGGCGAAGGCTATGTCCGTCTCGCGATGGTCGAAAACGAACAGCGCATCCGCCAGGCCGCAAAGGGTGTAAAGGCGATGTTGCAAAATGGCTGAGTCTAAAGAATTCGAGGTCACAGACCGCCTCGAGAAAAAGAAGACACATCTCATTTGGCTCTCCTTGGCCGCTGTGTTCGTATCCGCTGGGGGAGTGAATTTCGCTGTTTGGCCGCCGGAGCCCGGTTCGATTGTGTCGACGTATGTTGGCATACGCCTAGCGCCTGTGGTCCCATTGGCGCTGCTTGCATTTGCCTTACCGTGGCAGGCTTGGAACTACTTTCATGAATGGCGGAAAGTCAGAGAAGAGCATTTCGAATATCTTTCTTTGTTGGAAGGTTTGGGCTTCACCGATACAATCGAAAAACTTGCAACGCGCTATTCTGACATACTCTCTACGCTAGAAGACTTACTCCGCGTCGAGGTCCAAACTGCGGAATACCAAAAGCTCCTTCATACAATTGAAGCACACGGCAAAGTTGTGCAGTCTTGTTTCGAAAGCCTCAACCCAGGCGGGAATCCCGACATTGCGCCTGAAAAGGATCGGGTGCCCGCATTCTTCCTAAATAAGATTGATGATCAAAGAGATAAGGTCTCGCGATCGCTCTTGGAAGTCGTCAGCGCCGTTAAAAGCGACAAGTTGACTACGGCTTTGACAGTAAGAGACCAGAAAGATGCCACAGCGAATCTTGCCGCTGAGATTTCTAAGTTGAATAATTTGCTAGAGAAGTTCGACAGTGTGATTGACGACATATCGACACAACAAAAGATCGAATGGGTGACGCTCCATTCCGCTCCATTCGTTTTCGCTGTTTTTGGTTGGCTGATGATCCTTGGCCGCGGATTACTGCATGCAATCAATTAGGCTAATTTTCCCTTTACCTTCAGCGCCATCGCGGCGTTAACGCCCAAAGCCTTAAAGTGAGCGACGAATCGCCCACCATCTTGTTCACGTGCGCACCGCTGCCCCTATGGTAGCGGTTCGCCCCCAGTATCGGAGTCAGTGATGCAGCGCCGTTTGGTTCCCCCTGTAGCCGCGATCGTTTTCGCGCTCGGCGCATGTACGACATCGGCACCCGACGTCCCCGTTGCGGAGGTGAAGCCCCCCGCCGCCACAGGGTTCGTCATGCCCGAAGGATATCGCTGGAGCCGGGGCGATGCGCCTGCATCGCACAGCGCGATGCAGGCGCAATTCGGCGTCGCGACCATCAGCCCCAACAAGTATCGCTGGGCCGATACGGTGCCTGAAGAAGGTGAGGTACGCCTCGTCGTCGATCTCAAGGAACAGCTGATCTATGCCTGGAAGGGCGACACGCTGGTCGGGGCTGCGTCAATCTCCTCGGGCAAGGAAGGCAAGGAAACGCCGCTCGGTTTCTGGACGATCGAATCCAAGCATAAACGTTATTTCAGCCGCAAATATGACAACGCGCCGATGCCCTATTTCCAGCGCTGGGACGAATTCGGCATCGGTGTCCATGGCGGGCACAATCCCGGTTATCCGGCTAGCCGCGGCTGTGTGCGCGTGCCCGAACAATTCGCCGCCAAGCTGTTCGCGCTGACCGCCAAGGGCACCGAGGTCACGATCGAGGGCTAAGCCCCTTGCCAATGATCGGGGCGCAGGCCATCTGCGCACGCATGATCGAGAGCAGCCTACAAGATACCTATGTCGTCCTGGGCCTTGGCCCCGTGATCGAACTGGCGCTTGCGCCCGTCTTCCTGCTGGTCGCCATCGGCAGCTTTCTCAACGTGTGCGCAGGTCGCCTAGCGCGCGTCGTCGATCGCGCGCGCAAGCTCGAACCGCTCGTCCTTCAGGCGCGTGGCACCGAACATGACCTGCTCGTCGAAGAAGCGCGCCTGCTGGACAAGCGCATCGGGACGATCAACCGCGCCATCCTGATGGCGGTAATCGCCGCGATCCTGACGGTTGGCCTCGTGTTCGTCCTGTTTGGCGCAGGGCTTGCCGGGCTCGATCTGGGCGACCTCATCGCCTTGATGTTCATGGCGGGCGTGGCCGCGCTTGGCAGCAGCTTCGCGCTATTCCTGATCGAGACGCGCCTCGCCATCCGCATGGTGCGAGTGCCGCGGCGCATCCTTACCCACGAAGAAGAAGCCTAGGCGTCGGCCTTCTTGGCCAGCATTCCCGTCGGCAGCACCAGCAGTGCCACGACGAACGCCAGCGCCAGCAGCGCGCCGATTGCACCCAGGAACGCCACCGCGCCAAAGCTCAGCGCGATAAAGATGAGCAGCGTCACCAGCCCGGGCAGCCCGATATCGCGGCCCCGCTTGGCGATGATGTTCAAAGCGGCGATTTGCATGGCGACGACCAGCAGCATCAATAGTCCGCTCTTGGCCGGTCCCATCGCGTTGATTTTCGCCGCCGCTTCCCGACTGCCGACTTCCATGCCGCCAAAGGCGATGAATACGATCGCAAGGCCTACGACCACGATGCCGGCATAAAGCAGCGCGAAGCGCCCGCGGCCCAGCGTGCCCTTGGTCCAGTCGCCGAAATAATCCGAAATCATGCGCATCCCCGAAGTTAATAAAGGTCGCCGAAGCAGATGCGGTTTTTCGAAGGTAAAGACAAGCGCTTACCGCGCATGACCCCGCTGATTGCGCTTCGCGAGATAGGCCGCAAACCAGAGGATCGCGAAAGTCACCAGCGGCGCCGTAAAGATGGTCAGCTGATCCTGGAACCAGGCGCTCCACGGCAGGCCCAGCGGTTCGAGCACACCGGTAGCGACTTCGACCTTGTCGAAACCAAAGATGCGAAAGCGCGCGATCGTCCACAGACCAACGCAGACCAGATACACCAGCCCGAAAATGATGGTCAGGAATTTCAGCATGATTTCCCCCGGAAATTTAACCTAGACTATAATCCTGTTGTTGCTCCTCGACAAGTCGGCAGTCTGTGCCTATCGGGCAGAGCCGCAGCCTCAACTCCATTGCAAGGAAGTCACCCATGCCCCGCGCCAGTCAGGTCCTCGATCGCGTTCTCGTTCTTGAAATGGTGCGTGTCACCGAGGCGGCGGCCATCGCCGCGTCCAAACTGATCGGTCGCGGCGATGAAAAGGCGGCCGATGCCGCCGCTGTGGAAGCCATGCGCACCGCGCTTAACAAGCTGCCGATGGACGGCACCGTGGTGATTGGCGAAGGCGAACGCGACGAAGCGCCGATGCTCTTCATCGGCGAAAAGGTCGGCGAGGCACAGGAAGGCGCGCCCGCGATCGACATCGCGCTCGATCCACTCGAAGGCACAACGATCACCGCCAAGGCCGGTCCCAACGCGCTTGCAGTTCTCGCCATCGCGGAAAAAGGCTGCCTGCTCAACGCCCCCGACACCTATATGGAAAAGATCGCCGTCGGCCCGGGGCTTCCCAAGAAAGTCGTGCGGCTGAAGAACAGCGTCGAAGAGAACATCAAGGCGCTCGCCGAAGCAAAGGGCTGCGAGCCCGAAGACATCGTCGCGTGCGTGCTCGATCGCCCGCGCCACGGCGACATTATTGCCGAATTGCGCCGCCTCGGCTGCGGCATCAAGCTCATCCCCGACGGCGATGTCGCCGGGGTCATCGCAACAGCCGATCCCGACACCGGCATCGATATCTACATGGGTACGGGCGGTGCACCCGAAGGCGTGCTCGCCGCTGCGGCGCTGCGCTGCGTAGGCGGCCAGATGGAAGGTCGCCTCGTGTTCCGTAACGACGATGAAAAGGCCCGCGCCCGCCGATGGGGCATCGAGGATCTCGATCGCGTCTATCGCCTCAAGGATATGGCCAAGGGCGATTGCATCTTTGCCGCGACCGGCGTTACCGACGGTTCGCTGCTGGAAGGCGTGCGGCGGCTCGCGGGCGGCGGCAAGACGACCGAAACCATCGTGATGCGCGCCTCCTCGGGCACCATCCGCACGGTCAGGACCGAGCACCGCAAGGGTTGACGCCCCGGCCGGTCGAAATTTGCTTTGAAAGCGGCACACCGCCGCTAAAGTGAGGGCATGACCAGCGATATCGTCGATCCTGCAGCCGCGCCCGAAGACCGCCCGGCACCCGAGTTCATGACACCCGACCAGCCCGCCCTGCCCGCCGGACTGCAGCCGGTCGAACGCGCCCATGCCTGGGTGATCCGCTGCCGTTTCGCGATCAGCTGGGCGCCCTTCATGGTCGGCGCGCTGGTGCTCGACAATTTCGTGTTCGAAGATTTCGCGTGGCGCGGCGCTTTAAGCGCAGCCATCTGGTTCGTCGCTTTGTCAGCGATCATTGTCGCGCCCCAGCGCATCTACCGCCGCATCGGCTACCGCCTCGATCCCAGGTCGCTGCGTATCGTCAAGGGATGGCTGTTTCACACCGACACCATTGTCCCCTTCGTTCGCGTCCAGCATATCGATGTCGCACGCGGACCGCTCGAGAAGATCTTCGGCACCGCCAGCCTGATCGTCCACACGGCGGGCACGCACAACAGCGTCGTGGTGCTCCCCGGCCTCGAACCCGACCGCGCGAGCGAAATCCGCGAGACCATCCGCGCCCAGATCAAGACGGACTGGCAGTGAGCGACGCCGAACTAACAGCCGACACGCACGCCGTCGCTGCAGTAGCGGACACTGCAGACGTTCGCCGCCTACACCCGCTGACGATCGTCACCAGCCTGGGCGGCATCATCAAGTCGGCATGGGGCGCGTTCGCCGCCGGTGCCTATTTCATCTATTCGGGACAGGAGTGGATTGCCGCGGCGCTGGTGGGCGCCGTCATCTTCTTCAACCTAGTCGAACCCATCCTGCGCTATTTTTCCTTTTCTTACCGCGTCGCCGATGACGAGCTGGAGATGCACAGCGGTATCTTGAACCGCAACCATCGTTCGATCCCCTTCGACCGGGTGCAGGATGTCAATATCGAACAGAACCCGATCGCGCGGCTCGTAGGGCTTGCGCGGGTCAAGCTGGAAACCGGAGCATCGGCCTCGGGCGGCGAAGAAGACGGCGTCATCGACAGCATCACGCTCGATCGCGCTAACGACCTGCGTGACCTGATCCGTCGCCACCGCGCCGGCGTGACGGCACCTACGCCGGCCGAAGCCGGGGCGCAGCCTATCGTCGAAACAGCAGACGAAAGCGAACCCGTCTTCTCGATG
This window contains:
- a CDS encoding PH domain-containing protein yields the protein MTSDIVDPAAAPEDRPAPEFMTPDQPALPAGLQPVERAHAWVIRCRFAISWAPFMVGALVLDNFVFEDFAWRGALSAAIWFVALSAIIVAPQRIYRRIGYRLDPRSLRIVKGWLFHTDTIVPFVRVQHIDVARGPLEKIFGTASLIVHTAGTHNSVVVLPGLEPDRASEIRETIRAQIKTDWQ
- a CDS encoding DUF805 domain-containing protein, with amino-acid sequence MRMISDYFGDWTKGTLGRGRFALLYAGIVVVGLAIVFIAFGGMEVGSREAAAKINAMGPAKSGLLMLLVVAMQIAALNIIAKRGRDIGLPGLVTLLIFIALSFGAVAFLGAIGALLALAFVVALLVLPTGMLAKKADA
- a CDS encoding LL-diaminopimelate aminotransferase — its product is MSEEYYRIRRLPPYVFAEVNAMKAAARQRGEDIIDLGMGNPDGMPPKHVIDKLAEVAQSPTAHRYSASMGIKGLRKAQADYYQRRWNVDLDPESEVCVTLGSKEGFANLAQAITAPGDVVLTPNPSYPIHHFGFIIAGAAIRSIPAAPGPLFFEKLELAMRYTVPRPKVLVVGYPSNPTAYTADLQFYEDLVAFAKEAGLVIISDLAYAEIYFGDEPTPSLLQVEGAKDIAVEFTSMSKTYSMAGWRMGFAVGNEKMISALKRVKSYLDYGAFTPIQAAAVAALNGPQDCVEANRQLYKKRRDVMVESFGRAGWEIPPPPASMFAWAKIPEQFAHLGCMEFSKRLLTEAHVAVAPGIGFGEEGEGYVRLAMVENEQRIRQAAKGVKAMLQNG
- a CDS encoding L,D-transpeptidase family protein, producing the protein MQRRLVPPVAAIVFALGACTTSAPDVPVAEVKPPAATGFVMPEGYRWSRGDAPASHSAMQAQFGVATISPNKYRWADTVPEEGEVRLVVDLKEQLIYAWKGDTLVGAASISSGKEGKETPLGFWTIESKHKRYFSRKYDNAPMPYFQRWDEFGIGVHGGHNPGYPASRGCVRVPEQFAAKLFALTAKGTEVTIEG
- a CDS encoding DUF2721 domain-containing protein, which encodes MIESSLQDTYVVLGLGPVIELALAPVFLLVAIGSFLNVCAGRLARVVDRARKLEPLVLQARGTEHDLLVEEARLLDKRIGTINRAILMAVIAAILTVGLVFVLFGAGLAGLDLGDLIALMFMAGVAALGSSFALFLIETRLAIRMVRVPRRILTHEEEA
- the glpX gene encoding class II fructose-bisphosphatase, whose product is MPRASQVLDRVLVLEMVRVTEAAAIAASKLIGRGDEKAADAAAVEAMRTALNKLPMDGTVVIGEGERDEAPMLFIGEKVGEAQEGAPAIDIALDPLEGTTITAKAGPNALAVLAIAEKGCLLNAPDTYMEKIAVGPGLPKKVVRLKNSVEENIKALAEAKGCEPEDIVACVLDRPRHGDIIAELRRLGCGIKLIPDGDVAGVIATADPDTGIDIYMGTGGAPEGVLAAAALRCVGGQMEGRLVFRNDDEKARARRWGIEDLDRVYRLKDMAKGDCIFAATGVTDGSLLEGVRRLAGGGKTTETIVMRASSGTIRTVRTEHRKG